The Pleurocapsa minor HA4230-MV1 nucleotide sequence TCCCGCAGCGCCACCAATACAGGCAGGTAAGCCTAATACTATGCCATGACGTAGCCACATGAACCACGGATCGCTAAAAGTTAGTTTGTGAAAAAACCACATGATTAGTATTCCTGTTAGTAAAGATATTAAATAAGATATAATCGTCTCGCTCTTGGGACTCTGAAATATTCCCGATTGTTTTCGACGATTTTGATAGTTGGTAATTTTTGAGGCAAAGACAATGCCATAAGAGATTAATAACGAAGCCAGCATCATAATCAGTAGCCAACCAGAAGACGCAGAGGCTGCTAGCATATCTATCTCATCAGTTGGTGCAATGCTAAAAGACACAAACAAAGCGCCGATCATTGCAGCAAATAGATCTGCCACAGTATCTTTCCAGACTATAGCTTGCTGCTTGTTAGATTGAACAGACTGATTATTGTTATCGGAATCTGTTTCTGCACCTCTAGTTAAAAGCGATCGCGAAAATGCCACCCCAACGGAAAAAGGAATACCCTCAAAAACAATTTTACCTAATGCTTCGCTTAAAGATGTTTGTCCATTAATTTCTTGCAAAACAATTAACATCAAGGCTGCACAGGTTATACCAATCGCTAGGGTTTCAATGGTTTCGGCGATATTCTCTAAGATAGTTAGGTTTTTTTGTGGTCGAAAACCTTCAATCTGATTGAGCATTAGCACAATCGTAAACGTTACGGCTAGACTGCTTAAGAGCATTGGCGGTTCGATCTCAGAGCCGATAAACCAGACTTCCATCGTGTAAAGCAAGGGAATGCCAAATAAAAATCCTCCCGAAGCGCCACTGATGATTTCTTGGATTTCTTCTTGCCAGCTATTGTTAGATCTTTTATTTCCTGCTGGCTGCTGTCGATTACTCAATATTTTATCCTGTCTTTAATATGTGTTGTCGATCATAGTACTTAATCCAGTATTGCTTAAACTTAGGCAAACAATATTGTTGATCGTCGATCAAAGTAACCTACCAAACAAAACAAAACCAAGCAAATGATGTGAATACTTCTTTACAACAGCAACGCCAAAATTGGACTACGTAATTGCATCTATTCCTTAAGAGATATATCTTTATTGCG carries:
- a CDS encoding TIGR02587 family membrane protein, with the protein product MSNRQQPAGNKRSNNSWQEEIQEIISGASGGFLFGIPLLYTMEVWFIGSEIEPPMLLSSLAVTFTIVLMLNQIEGFRPQKNLTILENIAETIETLAIGITCAALMLIVLQEINGQTSLSEALGKIVFEGIPFSVGVAFSRSLLTRGAETDSDNNNQSVQSNKQQAIVWKDTVADLFAAMIGALFVSFSIAPTDEIDMLAASASSGWLLIMMLASLLISYGIVFASKITNYQNRRKQSGIFQSPKSETIISYLISLLTGILIMWFFHKLTFSDPWFMWLRHGIVLGLPACIGGAAGRLAV